In one Neobacillus sp. CF12 genomic region, the following are encoded:
- the pflB gene encoding formate C-acetyltransferase, whose amino-acid sequence MEQWKGFTKGSWTKEVNVRDFILKNYNQYEGDDSFLAGATEATNKLWEQVLELTKQEREKGGVLDMDTETVSTITSHTPGYLNEELEKVVGVQTDKPFNRSMQPFGGIRMAKAALESYGYELNPEIERFFTEFRKTHNQGVFDAYTDEMMLARKAAIITGLPDAYGRGRIIGDYRRVALYGVDFLIKQKQNDHKDTSKVMTEDNMRLREEIAEQIRALKELKEMASSHGFDISTPATTAAEAFQWLYFGYLAAIKEQNGAAMSLGRVSTFLDIYVERDLENGTLTEVEAQELVDHFVMKLRLVKFARTPDYNDLFSGDPTWVTESIGGMASDGRSLVTKNSFRFLHTLDNLGPAPEPNLTVLWSPQLPENFKKYCAKVSIKTSSIQYENDDIMRPEYGDDYGIACCVSAMEIGKQMQFFGARANLAKALLYSINGGVDEKLKIQVGPQYQPITSDVLNYEEVMQKFDQMMEWLAGLYINTLNVIHYMHDKYSYERIEMALHDSQILRTMATGIAGLSVVADSLSAIKYGEVKVIRDENGLAVDFETTGDYPKYGNNDDRVDSIAVEIVETFMKKLRKHQTYRNSVHTMSILTITSNVVYGKKTGNTPDGRRTGEPFAPGANPMHGRDTKGTLASLSSVAKLPYSSAMDGISNTFSIVPKALGKEEESQVRNLVSILDGYGIKSGHHLNVNVFNKETLLDAMEHPELYPQLTIRVSGYAVNFIKLTKEQQLDVINRTFHESL is encoded by the coding sequence ATGGAACAGTGGAAAGGTTTTACAAAAGGTTCTTGGACAAAAGAAGTTAACGTACGTGATTTCATACTCAAAAACTATAATCAATACGAAGGTGACGATAGCTTCCTAGCAGGAGCAACTGAAGCAACAAATAAGCTTTGGGAACAAGTATTGGAACTAACAAAACAGGAACGTGAAAAAGGCGGAGTCTTAGACATGGATACTGAAACAGTATCTACGATTACTTCACACACACCTGGTTACCTTAATGAAGAACTTGAAAAAGTAGTTGGCGTTCAGACTGACAAGCCTTTTAATCGTTCTATGCAGCCTTTCGGTGGAATTCGGATGGCAAAAGCAGCATTAGAATCTTATGGATACGAACTAAATCCAGAAATCGAAAGATTCTTTACAGAGTTCCGTAAAACTCACAACCAAGGGGTTTTCGATGCTTATACAGACGAAATGATGCTGGCACGTAAAGCGGCGATTATTACAGGACTTCCTGATGCCTACGGACGTGGTCGAATCATCGGAGACTACCGCCGTGTAGCTCTATATGGTGTAGATTTCTTAATCAAACAAAAGCAAAACGATCATAAAGATACTAGTAAAGTAATGACAGAAGACAATATGCGTCTTCGCGAAGAAATTGCAGAACAAATTCGTGCTTTAAAAGAATTAAAAGAAATGGCCAGCAGTCACGGCTTTGATATTTCTACGCCAGCAACAACAGCTGCAGAAGCATTCCAATGGTTATATTTTGGATACTTAGCAGCGATTAAAGAGCAGAACGGTGCTGCAATGAGTCTTGGACGCGTTTCTACTTTCTTAGATATTTATGTAGAAAGAGATCTAGAAAATGGAACTTTAACCGAAGTTGAGGCACAGGAATTAGTAGACCATTTTGTTATGAAACTTCGATTAGTAAAATTTGCTCGTACACCAGATTATAATGATTTATTCAGCGGAGACCCAACTTGGGTAACTGAGTCTATTGGAGGTATGGCATCTGACGGTCGTTCCTTAGTAACAAAGAACTCATTCCGTTTCCTTCATACATTAGATAACTTAGGTCCCGCTCCGGAACCAAACTTAACGGTATTATGGTCACCACAGCTGCCTGAAAACTTTAAAAAATATTGTGCCAAAGTGTCAATAAAAACGAGTTCAATCCAATATGAAAACGATGATATTATGCGTCCTGAGTATGGCGATGATTACGGAATTGCTTGCTGCGTATCTGCAATGGAGATTGGTAAACAAATGCAGTTCTTCGGTGCTCGTGCAAACCTTGCAAAGGCTTTGCTTTACTCCATTAACGGTGGTGTGGATGAAAAGTTAAAAATTCAAGTTGGTCCACAATACCAACCCATTACTTCCGATGTATTAAATTATGAAGAAGTTATGCAGAAATTTGATCAAATGATGGAATGGCTTGCAGGTTTATATATTAATACCTTGAATGTTATCCACTACATGCATGATAAATATAGCTATGAAAGAATTGAAATGGCGTTACATGACTCTCAGATCTTACGTACAATGGCAACAGGCATTGCTGGATTGAGCGTAGTCGCTGACTCATTAAGTGCAATTAAATATGGTGAAGTAAAAGTAATTCGTGATGAAAACGGCCTTGCTGTTGATTTCGAAACAACTGGAGATTACCCAAAATACGGAAATAACGATGACCGTGTTGACAGCATTGCAGTTGAAATCGTTGAAACATTTATGAAAAAGTTACGGAAGCACCAAACTTACCGAAACTCCGTTCATACAATGTCAATCTTGACGATTACATCAAATGTCGTTTATGGTAAGAAGACTGGTAATACACCTGATGGCCGTCGTACCGGCGAACCATTCGCACCAGGTGCAAACCCAATGCATGGTCGTGATACAAAAGGTACACTTGCTTCGCTATCTTCTGTTGCGAAACTTCCATATAGTTCAGCAATGGATGGAATTTCAAATACTTTCTCCATCGTTCCTAAAGCATTAGGGAAAGAAGAAGAAAGTCAGGTTCGTAACTTAGTGTCAATTTTAGACGGATATGGAATAAAATCTGGTCACCATCTGAATGTTAACGTCTTTAACAAAGAGACATTATTGGATGCAATGGAACACCCAGAATTATACCCACAATTAACCATTCGTGTTTCTGGATATGCGGTAAACTTCATCAAATTAACAAAAGAACAGCAACTTGATGTAATAAACCGTACTTTCCACGAATCACTGTAA
- a CDS encoding cupredoxin domain-containing protein, translating into MRFLVLKKDTLVFILVTAFLLVTISAWFLLKAGDTAVFNQTASENVREIHMVTVEYKATMKDGKEIEVYRWDPGTINVDAGEKVNLFISGINGEEHPFYIEGTDIKGTVKKGEETMVPLQIDKEGTYRLICEVHGDRDHNGPMIADIIVD; encoded by the coding sequence ATGAGATTTTTAGTATTAAAGAAAGATACACTTGTCTTTATTTTAGTAACGGCATTCTTACTTGTAACCATTTCTGCTTGGTTTCTATTAAAAGCAGGCGATACAGCTGTGTTCAATCAAACAGCAAGCGAAAATGTAAGAGAAATTCATATGGTAACAGTAGAGTACAAAGCGACGATGAAAGACGGAAAGGAAATAGAAGTATACCGTTGGGACCCAGGTACAATTAATGTCGATGCTGGTGAAAAGGTAAATTTATTTATTAGTGGTATTAACGGGGAGGAGCACCCATTCTATATTGAAGGGACAGACATCAAAGGAACCGTCAAGAAAGGGGAAGAAACCATGGTCCCCCTTCAAATTGATAAAGAGGGTACTTATCGTTTGATTTGTGAAGTCCATGGAGACAGAGATCATAATGGCCCAATGATTGCTGATATCATCGTCGATTAA
- a CDS encoding phosphatidylglycerol lysyltransferase domain-containing protein, with product MKKGKLFTVVKFLFPLLLLTFALLEMKKFIGNLDLGLLQTEISQLHIGTLLLIFIVLFAAVLPMLLYDLMLIKVLGLKARRKEVIEQALIVNTYSNLFGFGGLIGVMLRTYFYHKWEEDKRRLVGGIAAVSLFYMTGMSLLALIVAIGYMNHPIFVQTKWLYFAVLAVSIYLPIFSGIHVIKSRRDKQSLITIGAGVKLFFISVVEWTAVFCGLWFLSWSMNIPLTFEQLFPVYVVATCAGIISMIPGGLGSFDLVFIWGMQYLHVPEEKVLVVLLFYRIGYYLLPFLLSTVLFIKRYWEKWNKSWSNIPNTIVQNVSHVAVTVLVFLSGSILLLSASVPGIIDRLRIAQEILSFPIINISHQLSVAAGFLLLGLSRGIEYSVKRTYDLTMLVLILAALFSIFKGIDYEEAIFLISVALLLRMSKGQFYRESYVLTWGKTTVDILIITVIISMYIVIGYSNLPSAKITIPSQFLPYVIEDSSDLFTSAIIGLLIALLILYAGYIISKPKKWKFENSIDHKKEILSHLNTYHGKVLSHLIFLHDKYIFWNSKKNVLISFQQYADKLVILGDPIGEKSELSHAIEEFQEISDRYGYTPVFYQVSDDMLPYLHGNGYTLFKLGGEVSKYAFVSEKIAAQIYLHGNEVYPFQDLREFKEKYTNNWESKYLGYRRKSKFSLPLTMTQITLLISKRRI from the coding sequence ATGAAAAAAGGAAAATTATTTACCGTTGTAAAATTTCTCTTCCCATTACTATTATTAACTTTTGCTCTCCTTGAAATGAAAAAGTTTATCGGGAATTTAGACCTTGGATTACTTCAAACTGAAATTTCTCAACTACATATAGGTACTTTACTCCTTATTTTTATCGTGTTGTTTGCGGCAGTTTTGCCGATGCTCCTTTATGATCTTATGTTAATAAAGGTTCTTGGGTTAAAAGCAAGGAGAAAAGAAGTCATAGAACAAGCATTAATCGTTAATACCTACTCAAACTTATTTGGTTTTGGCGGACTAATTGGGGTGATGTTAAGAACCTATTTCTATCATAAATGGGAAGAGGATAAACGGCGATTAGTAGGTGGAATTGCGGCAGTTTCCTTATTTTATATGACAGGAATGTCCTTGCTTGCCTTAATTGTAGCAATAGGATATATGAATCATCCCATTTTTGTACAAACGAAATGGCTATATTTTGCTGTTCTGGCTGTGTCAATCTATTTGCCGATATTTTCTGGAATACATGTAATTAAAAGTAGAAGGGACAAGCAGTCATTAATCACCATTGGAGCAGGAGTAAAACTTTTCTTCATTTCAGTGGTAGAGTGGACAGCAGTCTTTTGTGGTCTTTGGTTCTTATCTTGGAGTATGAATATCCCACTCACCTTTGAACAGCTTTTTCCTGTTTATGTTGTGGCGACTTGCGCAGGTATTATTAGTATGATTCCTGGCGGCCTTGGTTCATTTGATCTAGTATTTATTTGGGGAATGCAGTACTTACATGTTCCAGAAGAAAAAGTCCTCGTTGTCCTTTTATTCTACCGAATTGGATATTATTTGCTTCCATTTTTACTCAGTACTGTTCTTTTTATTAAGCGATACTGGGAAAAATGGAACAAATCATGGAGTAACATTCCTAACACAATCGTCCAAAATGTTAGTCACGTTGCCGTAACAGTACTCGTCTTTCTCTCTGGTTCAATCCTGCTATTATCTGCAAGTGTCCCTGGCATCATTGACAGACTTAGAATCGCTCAGGAAATTTTATCATTTCCGATTATAAATATTTCCCATCAACTTTCAGTAGCTGCGGGCTTTCTCTTACTAGGATTGTCGAGGGGAATCGAATACAGTGTGAAAAGGACCTACGATTTGACAATGCTTGTGTTAATACTTGCTGCCTTGTTTTCAATATTTAAAGGTATTGATTATGAAGAAGCTATTTTCCTTATCAGTGTTGCATTATTGCTCAGAATGTCAAAAGGACAATTTTATCGTGAAAGTTATGTCCTTACTTGGGGAAAAACGACTGTTGATATCCTTATCATCACGGTCATTATTTCGATGTATATAGTGATTGGCTACTCTAATTTACCATCAGCAAAAATTACCATACCGTCACAATTTTTGCCTTATGTCATTGAAGATTCATCGGATTTATTTACCAGTGCGATTATCGGTCTGCTGATTGCATTACTGATTCTTTATGCAGGGTATATAATAAGCAAACCAAAAAAGTGGAAATTTGAAAATTCTATTGATCATAAGAAGGAGATATTATCCCACTTAAACACCTATCATGGGAAAGTTTTGTCCCATCTCATCTTTCTCCATGATAAATATATTTTTTGGAACAGTAAGAAAAACGTCTTAATTTCATTTCAACAGTACGCAGACAAACTAGTGATTCTTGGAGATCCAATTGGTGAAAAAAGTGAATTGTCTCATGCGATAGAAGAGTTCCAAGAAATTTCCGATCGATATGGATATACCCCCGTTTTTTATCAGGTAAGTGATGATATGCTTCCATATCTCCATGGAAACGGATACACCTTATTTAAATTAGGTGGGGAAGTATCAAAATACGCATTCGTAAGTGAAAAAATTGCAGCGCAAATTTATCTACATGGTAACGAAGTATATCCTTTTCAGGATTTAAGAGAATTTAAAGAAAAATATACGAATAATTGGGAGTCAAAGTATTTAGGGTATAGGAGAAAGTCTAAATTCTCTCTGCCATTAACGATGACCCAAATAACATTATTGATATCCAAGCGAAGAATATAG
- the modB gene encoding molybdate ABC transporter permease subunit, which translates to MFTYEFWYPLRFSLEIAFISVIIVSFLGVLFARLLYNKHFKGKMILETFLMLPIVLPPTVIGFLLIYFFGRNSPIGAFIEDFFQHSLMFTPWAAIIASTTVAFPLMYQSVKLGFQSVDQDIENAARVDGGGIVKVFLFVSLPLTLPSIISGLIMSFARALGEFGATLMFAGNIPGKTQTAPTAIYVAMESGNMKLAWSLVLSMVIISFLMLLLSNLVQKKP; encoded by the coding sequence ATGTTTACATACGAATTTTGGTATCCCCTTAGATTCTCACTTGAAATCGCATTTATTTCTGTCATTATTGTTAGTTTTTTAGGGGTCCTTTTTGCACGACTATTATATAATAAGCATTTTAAAGGGAAGATGATTCTCGAGACTTTCCTTATGCTCCCTATTGTTTTACCGCCCACGGTGATAGGATTCTTATTAATATACTTTTTTGGCAGAAACAGTCCAATTGGTGCTTTTATCGAGGATTTTTTTCAACATTCCCTTATGTTCACCCCCTGGGCCGCAATTATCGCTTCCACAACTGTTGCTTTTCCACTTATGTATCAATCGGTAAAACTAGGCTTCCAATCGGTTGATCAGGATATTGAAAATGCAGCAAGAGTTGATGGTGGAGGTATAGTTAAAGTTTTTCTATTTGTTTCACTGCCATTAACACTACCTTCTATTATTTCAGGGTTGATCATGAGCTTCGCACGGGCTCTTGGCGAATTTGGTGCAACGCTAATGTTTGCTGGAAATATACCTGGAAAAACACAAACAGCCCCAACTGCGATATATGTTGCGATGGAATCCGGAAATATGAAATTAGCTTGGTCCTTGGTTCTGTCAATGGTCATTATTTCTTTCCTCATGCTATTGCTCTCGAATTTGGTACAAAAAAAGCCATGA
- the modA gene encoding molybdate ABC transporter substrate-binding protein translates to MTKSFFLAGIAIIVLLGISACSPKESHQTKPVELTISAAASLNESLIEIKKIFEKENQQIKILYNIGSSGALKQQILQGAPVDLFLSASQEHFIALTQEGLIDKQNQTELLGNKLVLITNKENSAKINGFIDLNSGQIKKIAIGIPESVPAGKYAKQTLQNSGIWEQIHTKVIQTKDVRQVLTYVETGNVDAGIVYMTDVKVSDKVKVVAVAEEQSHDPIIYPGGIITSTSNKKEAELFLSYLQSNTAKTIFEKYGFIVLD, encoded by the coding sequence ATGACAAAGTCATTTTTTCTTGCGGGTATTGCGATTATTGTACTACTAGGCATATCCGCTTGTTCACCAAAAGAATCACACCAAACAAAACCCGTAGAATTAACCATTTCTGCTGCAGCAAGTCTTAATGAATCCCTTATAGAGATAAAAAAGATTTTCGAAAAAGAAAATCAACAGATAAAAATTTTGTATAATATAGGTAGTTCCGGAGCTTTGAAACAACAAATACTTCAAGGGGCACCCGTTGATCTTTTTCTCTCTGCTTCACAAGAACATTTTATTGCATTAACACAAGAAGGGTTAATCGATAAACAAAATCAGACTGAATTATTAGGGAACAAACTCGTTTTAATTACAAACAAAGAAAACTCTGCTAAAATAAATGGATTTATTGATCTAAACTCTGGTCAAATCAAAAAAATTGCGATTGGTATACCCGAATCCGTTCCAGCCGGTAAATATGCTAAACAAACCCTGCAAAATTCTGGTATTTGGGAACAAATCCACACAAAAGTCATTCAAACAAAGGATGTTCGTCAAGTTCTAACCTATGTAGAAACAGGTAATGTGGATGCAGGCATTGTTTATATGACAGATGTAAAAGTCTCTGATAAAGTAAAAGTTGTCGCAGTTGCGGAAGAACAGTCTCACGATCCTATTATCTACCCTGGTGGCATCATAACATCCACTTCGAATAAAAAAGAGGCTGAGTTATTTCTTTCCTATTTACAAAGTAATACAGCCAAAACAATTTTTGAAAAATATGGCTTTATAGTATTGGATTGA
- a CDS encoding YkuS family protein, whose product MAKIGVEESLTDIQQALREKGHDVVQLRQESDAQSCDCCVVTGLDSNVMGMQDTFTKGSVIEANGMSADEVCQQVESRLQ is encoded by the coding sequence ATGGCGAAAATTGGAGTAGAAGAATCTCTGACAGATATTCAACAAGCATTAAGGGAAAAAGGACATGATGTCGTTCAATTAAGACAGGAATCTGACGCACAGAGTTGCGATTGCTGTGTTGTTACGGGTTTAGATTCAAATGTAATGGGAATGCAGGATACCTTTACAAAAGGTTCTGTTATTGAAGCAAATGGAATGAGCGCAGATGAAGTTTGTCAGCAAGTTGAAAGCAGACTTCAATAG
- a CDS encoding YuzL family protein, with protein sequence MGKRKKDPSTIGLASPQVEGQGTTTTETGTREASSSRRKQKRD encoded by the coding sequence ATGGGAAAACGTAAAAAGGATCCATCAACCATTGGCCTTGCTTCACCACAGGTCGAAGGCCAAGGAACAACAACAACAGAAACCGGCACCAGAGAAGCTTCCTCATCACGCAGGAAACAAAAGAGAGACTAA
- a CDS encoding ATP-binding cassette domain-containing protein, translating into MITVSNVSLRYGDRKLFEDVNIKFTPGNCYGLIGANGAGKSTFLKILSGEIESQTGTVQLGPNERMAVLKQNHFEYEEQEVLKTVIMGHARLYQVMQEKDAIYMKENFTDEDGMKAAELEGEFAELNGWEAEPEAAILLKGLGIGEDLHYKKMAELTGSEKVKVLLAQALFGRPDVLLLDEPTNHLDIKAIQWLEEFLINFENTVIVVSHDRHFLNKVCTHIADLDFGKIQIYVGNYDFWYESSQLATRLTSDANKKKEEKIKELQAFIARFSANASKSKQATSRKKLLDKITLDDIRPSSRRYPFVGFTPEREIGNDLLMVEGLSKTIDGVKVLDNVSFFMNKGDKIALVGPNEVAKTTLFKILMGEMEADSGTFKWGITTSQAYFPKDNSEYFENSELNLVDWLRQFSPKDESESFLRGFLGRMLFSGEEVLKKASVLSGGEKVRCMLSKMMLNGANVLLLDEPTNHLDLESITALNNGLINFKGSLVFSSHDHQFIQTIANRIFELTPNGLVDKQMTYDEYLENSEVQKQVAEMYNK; encoded by the coding sequence ATGATAACTGTAAGTAACGTAAGTTTAAGATATGGAGACCGGAAGTTATTCGAAGATGTAAACATTAAATTTACACCAGGAAATTGCTATGGTCTAATTGGTGCAAACGGCGCCGGAAAATCAACTTTTTTAAAAATATTATCTGGAGAGATTGAATCTCAAACAGGTACAGTTCAACTAGGTCCCAATGAACGGATGGCTGTTTTAAAACAGAACCACTTTGAATACGAAGAACAAGAAGTATTAAAAACCGTTATCATGGGTCATGCGAGACTATACCAAGTTATGCAAGAAAAAGATGCCATTTACATGAAGGAAAACTTCACGGATGAAGATGGTATGAAAGCAGCAGAACTTGAAGGTGAATTTGCTGAATTAAACGGTTGGGAAGCAGAACCGGAAGCAGCTATTCTATTAAAAGGTCTAGGTATCGGTGAAGACTTACATTATAAAAAAATGGCTGAATTAACAGGGTCAGAAAAAGTTAAGGTTCTTCTTGCACAGGCTCTCTTTGGCAGACCTGACGTCTTATTATTGGATGAGCCGACGAACCACTTAGATATTAAGGCGATTCAGTGGTTAGAAGAGTTCTTAATTAACTTTGAAAATACAGTCATCGTCGTGTCCCATGACCGTCATTTCTTAAACAAAGTGTGTACTCATATTGCAGACTTAGACTTTGGAAAAATTCAAATTTATGTAGGTAACTATGATTTTTGGTATGAATCAAGTCAATTAGCTACAAGACTGACTTCTGATGCAAACAAAAAGAAAGAAGAGAAAATAAAGGAACTTCAAGCTTTTATTGCTCGTTTTAGTGCAAATGCATCTAAATCCAAACAGGCAACTTCCCGTAAAAAGTTATTAGATAAAATTACTCTTGACGATATTCGTCCATCCTCCCGTCGCTATCCATTTGTTGGATTTACACCGGAGCGTGAAATTGGTAATGATTTATTAATGGTAGAAGGTCTATCAAAGACAATTGATGGCGTTAAAGTACTAGATAATGTCAGCTTTTTTATGAACAAGGGTGATAAAATTGCTCTTGTAGGACCGAATGAAGTTGCTAAAACAACTCTCTTCAAAATATTAATGGGTGAAATGGAAGCTGACAGCGGAACCTTTAAATGGGGTATTACCACTTCTCAAGCTTATTTCCCTAAGGATAACTCCGAGTATTTTGAAAACAGCGAACTAAATCTAGTGGATTGGCTGCGCCAGTTCTCTCCTAAAGATGAAAGTGAAAGTTTCTTAAGAGGATTCTTAGGCAGAATGCTATTTTCTGGTGAAGAAGTGCTTAAGAAAGCAAGCGTCCTTTCTGGAGGAGAAAAAGTTCGTTGTATGCTCTCTAAGATGATGCTTAATGGCGCTAATGTTTTACTTCTTGATGAGCCAACAAACCATCTTGATTTGGAATCCATTACCGCACTAAACAATGGTTTGATTAACTTCAAAGGGTCACTTGTTTTTTCCTCACATGACCATCAGTTTATCCAAACCATCGCGAATCGGATTTTTGAATTAACTCCAAATGGATTGGTTGATAAGCAAATGACATACGATGAGTATCTTGAAAATAGTGAAGTACAAAAGCAAGTTGCAGAGATGTACAATAAGTAA
- a CDS encoding SCO family protein, translating to MKKIYLICSLAVFLLIAAGISYFLIRDASVKVPANITLINQNGESYNFGEDKKIKLVEFIYTHCPDICPTTTQKMVELKDDLEKRNVFGKEIEFVTITIDPYRDTPELLQKYMNAFEIQNSDNWIFLTGDQENIKADQKKIREVAESLKFQYKDPGNGQFVHTSFIYLLDENNKYISKFPMGEDFDKQEVYEEIMDELE from the coding sequence ATGAAAAAAATCTATCTAATATGTAGTCTAGCAGTATTCCTATTGATTGCAGCAGGGATATCTTATTTTCTTATCCGCGATGCAAGTGTAAAAGTCCCAGCAAATATCACCTTAATTAATCAGAATGGTGAATCGTATAATTTTGGTGAGGATAAAAAAATTAAGCTTGTCGAATTTATTTATACTCATTGTCCCGATATTTGCCCTACTACCACCCAAAAAATGGTTGAATTAAAGGACGATTTAGAAAAAAGAAACGTCTTTGGTAAAGAAATTGAATTCGTTACAATCACGATAGATCCCTACCGAGACACACCTGAACTGTTACAAAAATATATGAATGCTTTTGAAATTCAAAATTCCGACAATTGGATATTCCTTACAGGTGATCAGGAAAATATCAAAGCTGACCAGAAAAAGATTAGGGAAGTTGCCGAATCACTAAAGTTCCAATATAAAGACCCTGGTAACGGACAATTTGTTCATACTTCTTTCATCTATTTACTCGATGAAAATAACAAATACATTTCAAAGTTTCCAATGGGAGAAGATTTTGATAAACAAGAGGTCTATGAGGAGATTATGGATGAACTTGAATAA
- a CDS encoding Crp/Fnr family transcriptional regulator — translation MINTKTEHPLTEELIELLHASGRIIEIKKGSFLFQEGQHASEMYLILSGRIQISKMNAVGQELYLRLCTEHDIVGELTLFTEEPRYIFNARVMEDGYVAGIQLDYLEKALFQNSNLGYQFIKWMNDHIRSTMTKFRDLVLYGKKGALYSTLIRLSNSYCLHKEDGIHITVPITTQDLAHFCGTAREIVSRMLTDLKKRKVISIDHKKIIIHNLDYLKRENDCENCPVSHCTID, via the coding sequence ATGATTAACACCAAAACAGAGCATCCTTTAACCGAAGAATTAATTGAACTTTTACATGCTTCAGGGAGAATAATTGAGATAAAAAAAGGATCGTTTTTGTTTCAAGAAGGTCAGCATGCTTCTGAAATGTATCTGATTCTATCCGGAAGAATACAAATATCAAAGATGAACGCTGTAGGTCAGGAATTATATTTACGTTTATGCACAGAGCACGACATTGTTGGTGAGTTAACCCTTTTTACTGAAGAACCAAGATATATTTTCAATGCTAGGGTAATGGAAGACGGTTATGTCGCAGGTATTCAATTGGACTATCTTGAAAAAGCATTATTTCAGAATAGCAATCTGGGATATCAGTTTATAAAATGGATGAATGACCATATTAGAAGTACGATGACAAAATTCCGAGATTTAGTGCTATATGGAAAAAAAGGTGCTCTCTATTCTACCTTAATTCGGCTTTCAAACAGTTATTGCTTGCATAAAGAGGACGGAATTCATATAACTGTTCCTATCACTACACAGGATTTAGCTCATTTTTGTGGAACAGCAAGGGAAATCGTCAGTCGAATGCTAACTGATTTAAAAAAAAGAAAGGTTATTTCCATAGACCATAAAAAAATCATTATCCATAATCTGGATTATCTAAAGAGAGAAAATGATTGCGAAAACTGCCCTGTCTCCCATTGTACGATTGATTAG